Below is a window of Leptospiraceae bacterium DNA.
CAACAAATTAATTTTTTTAAAAATTAAAAGATCTTTTAGGACAGGTTTTGCAGTGAATTCTTTTTCTCGTTCAGTCTGCTTAGAAGTAAAGTATTTAATTTTGTATTCTTGCTTTACCGGTGTCATTCTTTCTTCTCGATATGTTCCTCTTTGCGCAGTCTCAAGAACGTTAGTGTCTATATCTGATGCATATATCTTGATATCCCAACCAGGCTTACCAATAAAGTATTCGCACACTGTCATTGCTAAGGTGTAAGGTTCTTCGCCAGTAGAAGACGCGGATGACCAGATACGAATTTTTTTTCTGCCAGTCAGCTTTGCTTTTTCTTCTAATTGAGGGAATGCCGTTGTCTTTAAGTATTCAAAGTGATGGTTCTCACGAAAGAAATCGGTTTTATTTGTAGTGATTCGATTTATAATTTCAGGAATCTCTGTATTTAAAAAAATTTTGTCATTTCTAAGTTTTGTTACGTATTCAGCAAAAGTAGAAATTTGATTCTGTCTGAGGCGAATATTAAGCCTCGATTGTAACATGATTTTTTTATGAGGTGCAAGAGAAATCCCTGTTTTTTCGTATATAATGTCTTTTAGAAAATTAAACTCTCGGTCTTCGATATTGATGATGGAACTAAAAAAGTCAGTCACATTGAGCCTCTTCATCTGCCCTGGGAGGGAATCGAACCCCCACTCACAGTTCCGAAGACTGTTGTTCTATCCGTTGAACTACCGGGGCAGTGAAATTTCAGTGAAATTGAAACTAGGATTTAAGGCAACAAATTAATGTTCAAATATCAAACCTTTACTTTTTTCCAACTACCTTTCGTAAAAAGCCAAAGAGTAAAGATTCCCACTGAAGTTTCAGAAATAAAGACTCCCCAAAATACGCCAGTGTGCTGAAAAGAATTGATGACTGCCAAATAATATGAAAGAGGAATTTGAATGCACCAGAAAAAAAATACATTGATTAGAGTAGGTGTTCTTGTATCTCCAGCACCATTAAACGCTTGGACAGATACCATCCACCATCCATAGATTAAATACGAATAAGATAGAATTTGTAGCCATTCAGAGCCTATTGCAATGACTCGCAAGTCATCTGTAAAGATTTTCATAAGGGATTGATTGAATACGAAGTAGGCTATGGAGACAAGCATTAAAAATCCCATATTATAAAACCCAATTTTCCAGACTGTTGATTCTGCCCGTTCTGGATTTCCTGCTCCTAGGTTTTGTCCAACAAGAGTAGCGGCTGCGTTTGATAAGCCCCAAGCGGGCATGAGGGTAAACATCATTATCCGCAAGGCTATCGTTGCTCCGGCTACTGCCTCACTGCTGATATTTGAAAGTATTCGCATCAGAAATATCCAGGATGTCATACCAACAAGCATTTGTCCAATTCCACCTAGCGAAGTTTGTATTAATTGCGTTACTATCGATGTATTCCAAGATAGTTCTGACAGTTTTACCTTTATATGTCTTCCTGCATTAAATAGTGTCCACAATTGAATAAGAACACCAATTCCTCTACCGATATTGGTAGCAATAGCTGCTCCTTCAATTCCTAAAGAAGGCATAGGTCCCAACCCAAAGATTAATATTGGGTCTAATCCTATGTTAACCGCATTTGCAACAAAAAGTACGCGCATTGCAATTGCCGCATCACCAGCTCCTCTAAATATTGCATTTATTACAAAGAGTAGAACAATGATTCCATTTCCACCAAGCATCCATTGCGTATAACGGTAACCATGTTCGATACTCCAAGGATCGGCACCCATTAGTCTGAGTAAGTCTTTGGAGAAAAAAATTCCGGTTATGGAAAATGGAATGGAAACTAGAATTGCTAAAAAAATTGATTGAATTGCAGATTTGCTTGCTTCTTCAGAATTTTTCTCACCAATTCTACGTGCAATAATTGCGGTTACGGCAGTAGCAAGACCCATTGCCATGGAGTAAAGTAAAAATAAAAATGTCTCACTGATTCCGACTGTGGCAATAGCGGATGCTCCTAATTTGCCTACAAAATAAATATCTGCTACAGCAAACGTTGATTCCATAACTAGTTCTAAAATCATCGGAACGGCTAAAAGAAAAATAGCACGCTTCATGTCGATAGTTGTATAGTCCGCTTCTGTTCCGCGGATAGCGTCTTTTAAATCCTGCCACACGGATCTTTTTATCATAGTATTTTTTTTCCTTAATTGGCTATTATTCACTAAGCACAAAAAGTGCTAACTTTGCAAATAAATTTGGTTTAGTTTCAATTCGGTTTTTGTCACTGAAAAAAGCATGGTCTTCAATTTTAAATTTTTGAACGGCGCAAAATTCTTCAAAGTCAGTGATTGATAAAAAATGTAAATTAGGAGTGTTATACCAACGATAGGGTAGATTGTCGGATACTGGTGTTATGCCTTTAAATAAAATTTGAAGTCTATTTTTCCAATGTGCAAAGTTCGGAAATACAACGATTACTTTTTTCCCAATTCTAAGTGAATCTTTAATGATATTACCTGGATTATGCGTTTCTTGAATTGTTTGATTTAGTATCACATAGTCAAAACTTTTTTTGATATGATGCTTTAATCCTTCATCTAAATCACCGTGGTGTACAATGACTCCACGCTCAATGCATTTGTAAATACAGTCTTCATTTTTTTCAATGCCTTGACCGCGAACTCCTTTTTTTTTCAGTAAATAAAGAAGATCGCCATCGCCACACCCAAGGTCTAACACGCGGAAGCCGGTAGGAATTAAATCCAGTATGTATTGAAAGTCAGGTCGTAAAATAGGTATAGTCATAGAATTAGATTTCATAGAAGATTGAAAAATTTTGAGCAAACTCTAAAAAATGATGAATGAGATGATGTTGTTCTGGATTTGGAACTAAAAAGGAATCATGTCCTTTGGAAAAATTTACTTCACAATAAGTCACTGAAATTGCATTTACTTCCAGAGATTTAACAATTTCTCGACTTTGGTAAGGAGGGTATAACCAATCGGAGCTAAAAGCAATGATTAAAAAATTTGCCTTTGCTCGCGACAAATTAAGAGTTAACTCTTCTCCGCGTCCAAGACTAAAATGATCGAGTGCCTTCGTAACATAGATATAAGAATTTGCATCGAACCGATCTACAAATGTCTCCCCTTGGTAAATTAAATAACTTCCGACTGCGAAATCTGTGTTCTTTATATTTCCGCGCGGCGGTTTGCGACCAAATTTCTCACGCATTAAATCATCTGAAAGGTAAGTAACATGACCAACCATTCGAGCAAGTGCCAATCCTTTTTTGGGCGGATTATCACCGTATTCCCCATCATTCCAATTTGGATCGGATAGAATTGCTTGCCTTCCCACTTCGTTAAATGCAATTTGTTGAGCGCTATGCTCAGAGGTAGAGGCTAGAATGATACAATTTTTTACAACATCGGGATAACTAACACTCCACTGCAATGCCTGCATTCCGCCCATTGAACCACCAGCTACGCAGAATAATTCGCTAATTCCAAAAGAATTTAATAGTAGTCTCTGTGCATTGACCATATCCAAAATGGATACAAAAGGGAACGTTGAACCATAAGGCTTGTTAGTTTTGGGGTTAATGCTCGTTGGACCAGAGCTTCCATTGCAGCCCCCAATGACGTTAGTGGAAATAACAAAGTATTTATTAGTGTCAAACGCTTTGCCGGGACCAATGTATTCATCCCACCATCCTGTTTTTTCCGTGCCTTCATGAAATCCAGCAGCGTGAGCATTGCCTGAAAGTGCATGGCAAACTAAAATAGCATTTGTTCTACTTGGGTTCAGAATTCCGTAAGTTTCGTAAGCAATCTCAAGAGGGCTAATGATGGCTCCATTCTCTAGAGTCAAATCAGGCAACTTTGCAATTTCTGTGCGAACAATTCCAACGGAATTCTTGTTAAACATAGATTACACTTTTTTTAAAGCTTCTTCTAAGTCGACGATTAAATCATCAATATGCTCTAGACCAACAGAGAGTCGGATAAAATCAGGAGTAACCCCCGCTGACTTTTGTTCTTCCTCTGTTAATTGTTGGTGTGTTGTTGATGCAGGGTGAATCGCAAGTGATTTTGCATCTCCTACGTTTGCAAGAAGAGAAAAAATTTCTAAACTGTCTATAAATTTCTTTGCTTCTGTAACACCACCTTTAACACCGAATCCAATGATTGCACCGAAAAGATTTTTCTTGTGATATTTTTTTGCTAGAGAATAATTTTTATCAGATGAGAGTCCTGGATAATTTACCCAACTAACTTTTGGATGTTTGCTTAAAAATTCTGCTACTTTTAATGCGTTAGACGAATGACGCTCCATGCGAATTGGTAAAGTTTCCACACCCTGTAAAATTTGCCAAGCATTGAAAGGAGAAATCGCAGGACCTAAATCTCGGAGACCTTGCACACGTGCTTTGATGATGTAAGCAATATTAGCCCCACCAAATGGTTCAAATTTTCCAAATACATCCCAATATTTTAATCCGTGATAACTTGGATCTGGCTCTGTAAAGTTTTTAAATTTTCCATTTCCATAATTAAATTTTCCTGCATCAATAATGATACCGCCGAGAGAAGTTCCATGTCCGCCCAGAAATTTTGTAAGGGAATGAACAACAATATCTGCACCATGCTCTATTGGATTTACCAAATAAGGAGAAGGGAGTGTGTTATCTACTATAAACGGAACTCCGTTATCATGAGCAATTTTCGCAATTGCTTCTAAGTCGAGAGTATCGAGTTTCGGATTACCAAGAGTTTCCGCATACACAGCGCGAGTTTTATCGTTGAAATATTTTTTAAAATTATTTGGATCCGATGGATCTGCAAAATGAACCTTGATTCCCATTTTCGGAAAAGTGTAATGGAGTAGGTTGTATGTTCCACCGTATAGCGAAGAAGAAGCAATGATTTCTTGTCCTGCTTCGACAATATTTAATAAGGCAAGCGTCTCTGCTGATTGACCGGAAGCTGTGGCTAATGCCGCTATGCCGCCTTCGAGTTCCGCAACTCTTTTTTCGAGAACATCAGTCGTTGGTTCATTAGACGAGTGTAAATATTTCCAAATTCTTGGAGTCCGAAAAGTCGAGCCGCATGATCTGTATCATTGAATACGTAAGAAGTAGTCTGGTAGATCGGAACTGCTCTTGAGGTAGTTGCCGGATCTCCCTTGGTATAACCTGCGTGTAGCGCGATTGTTTCGGGTTTGAATTGTCTTGCCATAAAAAAACTCCTATTTTTAAAACATAGTTTAGTGAAATTAAATACAATAAAACGAACCCTTTTATTTTCGTCAAATAAATATTCTAATAAGTTGGAATCAAGCGTCGTTATATTGGAATTAATAAAGAATTCCACCGATAAGAGAGCAATTAATTCCTGGTAAATTCGAAAATTAGTATTGTTAAAAATCCTCTAGTTGACAGCATTGGGCTTGCTTCCAATGTCATTAGGATAAGAAAGAGAGAAGAAAGATTAACCACGAAGGGCGCGAAGAAAAGAAAAGTTTTAAGAAACTCCTTCGTGGTAAAAAAATTCTTAACTTAATGGTATTGAGATTGCTCCGGTAGGGTTTCATGAATAACAAAAGTAAACAACCATTACCCGCAACCACCCATTGCTGCTTTTTTCTTTTGTAGCTTAACTTTTTTTATGAACTCAATTTGATGAGAATTATTCCGTGAGATATTTCTGGTATCGAAGAATTAAATTCTAAGCCAACTGTCTTAAAAAATTCATAGTCTAATGACTCTTCTTCCCCTTCAGGCTTTTTTTCATAGCTATATCTTCTGGCAAAGGAAAATATTTTAGCCATTCATTTACTCCGCCTTCTAGAATATAAATGTTTAGCACTCCTTGCGCCTTCAGTAATTTCCAAGCTAAAGTAGAATCCTTTTCTTTATTAGATAAAACAACAATGACAGTATTTGAACCAATCTTGCTTAACTCGTCTGCAAATTTGGGCGATCTGACTGTTTGAAAATCTACTCTATCAGCATCTCTTAAATGAAATAAATTATAGTCACTTTCATTTCGAACATCCAGGACCTTTAGATACAATTGACGGTCATGCATTAATTCTCTTAACTCACCCGGATGAATGTATACCTCTCTTTTAAGTAAAAAGGGTTCATTTTTTGCAGAAACATATTGCCACTTCTTATCAGCGTCCGGTTGTCCAAGAAATGCAACTGCTAATGCAAAGAATAGCAAAATAGAGGCTGCGATCATATTCTTAGAATTCGTTGGAATTAGATTAATTTCTTTCCATGGAATATTTTGTCCAAAAACTTTTTCACCTATTTCAGCCCAGTAAAAAGCGATGATTGCCACAAGGATGACGGCTACTACCGTTACTCCAATACTAGTTCCAAAAAGATCGGATAATAGATAACGTTCTTTTACTCCAGACTCCCAAAATTCTTCAAAAAATCCAACGGTCTCTCCAAAAAATCCTACTCCGATTAGAACTCCAATTAGAAATAGTAGTCCATCTAATTTCAGTGTAGAAGTTGCGACAAGGGAAGTGCCCGGACAAAATCCACCGATTATAAAACCTACACCCATGATTAGCCCACCGATAATTCCCGGCATAAGATAAGTTGGATTTACCCATATTCCTTTAAAATCAATCAGTCCAAGCGAAGAACTCAAGAATATTAATACTAACGCAACAATGATTGCGGTAAACATTACCTTTAAAACTCTCATCTCTTTGAAATAGAACTGGGCAGCTAGTTTTCGAGAATCTCCAAAACCGGACATTTCTAAAACACCGCCAAATCCGATACCAATCAAGAAAAAAACAAAATATCCCCAATACTTTCCGAATAATGAAATAATATCAAATGGTCCCATAGTTTTCTCCTAATTCCAAACCTTTCTTACAAAATAGGCAATCGCATATCCACCAGCAAAGACCGCCAGCATAAATGCCCAACTTCCAACAGAAAGCACAGCACCACCACTCAATGCTTGCCCTGAAGTACAACCTCTAGCCATTCTTGCCCCATAACCCATAATGATTCCGCCAATAACTGCTAAAACCAATCTTTTCTGATTGGAGATTTGAGGACCTTTACGAATTTCCAATTTCACTCTTTTAAAAAAAAGACCTGATATTAGACCACCAACAAAAGTTCCGAATAACATAAATAGTCCACTATGATCTAATGGATTCAAATTCCCACCGCCCATATGAGCAAGGTAGGCAACTCTATCAACATGGTTACTTGCAAATACATCTAATATTGCTACTTGAATGCGATTGATTGCGCCTGACGCACCCAATCCATTTCCAGTTATATAATAAGCCAAAAAAAGTACAATACCAAGGAGTGTTCCGCCAAGGTAAGGGTTAATATAATTTTCTTCTCTTTGTTCCATAGTTTTCTCCAAGATTAACTTTTATTAGACTCCATTTTTTTTTACATCTTCATAGCCAATTACCATTGCCTTGATATTCGATGTCCATGTATGACCCGTTGTAGTAAGGTAAACATGCATACATAAAAAAGATAAGAACATCCAAGATCCTAATGTATGAATGGGGGCTAATACAGAAAGTCCACCGAGGAAATTTAGAATTCCAGGAAGTCTTTCTTCGCCCCAAATCAAAAGTCCAGTTATTACCTGAATGGGTAATAGTAAATTTAAAATTGCAAGATAGGTGATCTGTTGAAGTGGGTTGAGTTTTCTTTCTTTCGTTTTTCAAGCGGGTGGGATGCACCATTAAATATTCCATGCGTATAATATCGAATTTGCGCAATGCTATCATTCCAAAAACTTTTATAGGGCGGAAAATACTGTTTAATCTCAGAACTGGCAACATGATAGAAAAAGGATAGAAATGCATTTACAATTAAAATAAAAGCCAGGATATTATGAGCATAGACTGCAACAGTTAAACTTAAAAAAGGAATTGAATCTGGAAAGTGAATTTCAATTCCTGTGATAAGTAAAAAAATAATTCCAAGGGCAGATGTCCAATGCCAGAGTCTTTCATAAAATGAATACATATATACTTGTTTCATTTCTTCATGAGTAGATACTATTTCCCTTGCTTTTAAAATTCTATATCCGCTGTGCAAGATAATTCCCAAGACTGTAAGTCCGAATAGAAATAGACCTAAATAATCTATCCATTTTTGTTTTACGTATCCAAAAACATAGAATCCAGCATTCTCAATTTTAGCTTCTGCAAAAAATCTATCTTTATCTTGCTTAATGAAAAGAATATTTTCTGCCAATTTAGAATCCTCTGCTATTTTTGGGAGATTCCTACCTGGGAGATAGTCTCCAATAAATATATCTGTGGATAATTTAGATTCGCTGCTATGACAACTAGAACAGTCTTTGGTTACAGAGTCACCACGCAATATTCCATGCACTACAGGGAATACTCCAATTTCACCTCTAATTTCCAATTCATCGTTTAATAATGACTGCAATTGATTTTTGATATATTCATATTTTTCCTGCTTATCTAAAACCCATTCAACGCCTTCTATATTTCCATTTTTATTTTGGTCGAATAAATCTTTTAGCTTTGTATTCTCTGTTTGATTTTTAGAATTCAAGATAGTTTTCAAAGAATCTATAGATATTTTCTGATTTGATTTTTTAGAAACCCAATTCCATTCAGTTACAAAATTGTAGGGTTTAAGTTTTTCATTTTGAGGTAGTAAAAATGGGGAATACCCTTTGATGTATTCTACATTGATAGATTTTTGAGGATAACCATCGATATTTCTAAATTTATAAATTGGACTAGCAAGCTCTGTAAGGACTGTATTATCAATTTCTAATAAAGCCGGTCCTTTGATTAA
It encodes the following:
- a CDS encoding YeeE/YedE family protein; this translates as MGPFDIISLFGKYWGYFVFFLIGIGFGGVLEMSGFGDSRKLAAQFYFKEMRVLKVMFTAIIVALVLIFLSSSLGLIDFKGIWVNPTYLMPGIIGGLIMGVGFIIGGFCPGTSLVATSTLKLDGLLFLIGVLIGVGFFGETVGFFEEFWESGVKERYLLSDLFGTSIGVTVVAVILVAIIAFYWAEIGEKVFGQNIPWKEINLIPTNSKNMIAASILLFFALAVAFLGQPDADKKWQYVSAKNEPFLLKREVYIHPGELRELMHDRQLYLKVLDVRNESDYNLFHLRDADRVDFQTVRSPKFADELSKIGSNTVIVVLSNKEKDSTLAWKLLKAQGVLNIYILEGGVNEWLKYFPLPEDIAMKKSLKGKKSH
- a CDS encoding homoserine O-acetyltransferase, which translates into the protein MFNKNSVGIVRTEIAKLPDLTLENGAIISPLEIAYETYGILNPSRTNAILVCHALSGNAHAAGFHEGTEKTGWWDEYIGPGKAFDTNKYFVISTNVIGGCNGSSGPTSINPKTNKPYGSTFPFVSILDMVNAQRLLLNSFGISELFCVAGGSMGGMQALQWSVSYPDVVKNCIILASTSEHSAQQIAFNEVGRQAILSDPNWNDGEYGDNPPKKGLALARMVGHVTYLSDDLMREKFGRKPPRGNIKNTDFAVGSYLIYQGETFVDRFDANSYIYVTKALDHFSLGRGEELTLNLSRAKANFLIIAFSSDWLYPPYQSREIVKSLEVNAISVTYCEVNFSKGHDSFLVPNPEQHHLIHHFLEFAQNFSIFYEI
- a CDS encoding cytochrome b/b6 domain-containing protein, which encodes MNRYMAILVVFSAMFFPFEKEAQSSKLHPLIPLLDKNGINVRSSNGQISTDQTCSKCHDTEYISKNSHHVNKTIQVDCIQCHFENGKIDWKPSQINSSGELMREYLTIRSPENENCNSCHGLIHQGDKPLAFPTDFFTPGKYEQTKRTGEIISHQKIQSSFLNLENKDTTDYAWDIHADRRVHCVDCHFASNNPKKMIPKKDNELKHLIQDPRTTSLASFLTRPDHNLTTSECSNCHNPLLIHDMIPYKKKHMERVACQSCHVPLIKGPALLEIDNTVLTELASPIYKFRNIDGYPQKSINVEYIKGYSPFLLPQNEKLKPYNFVTEWNWVSKKSNQKISIDSLKTILNSKNQTENTKLKDLFDQNKNGNIEGVEWVLDKQEKYEYIKNQLQSLLNDELEIRGEIGVFPVVHGILRGDSVTKDCSSCHSSESKLSTDIFIGDYLPGRNLPKIAEDSKLAENILFIKQDKDRFFAEAKIENAGFYVFGYVKQKWIDYLGLFLFGLTVLGIILHSGYRILKAREIVSTHEEMKQVYMYSFYERLWHWTSALGIIFLLITGIEIHFPDSIPFLSLTVAVYAHNILAFILIVNAFLSFFYHVASSEIKQYFPPYKSFWNDSIAQIRYYTHGIFNGASHPLEKRKKENSTHFNRSPILQF
- a CDS encoding cytochrome b/b6 domain-containing protein produces the protein MTYLAILNLLLPIQVITGLLIWGEERLPGILNFLGGLSVLAPIHTLGSWMFLSFLCMHVYLTTTGHTWTSNIKAMVIGYEDVKKNGV
- a CDS encoding YeeE/YedE family protein produces the protein MEQREENYINPYLGGTLLGIVLFLAYYITGNGLGASGAINRIQVAILDVFASNHVDRVAYLAHMGGGNLNPLDHSGLFMLFGTFVGGLISGLFFKRVKLEIRKGPQISNQKRLVLAVIGGIIMGYGARMARGCTSGQALSGGAVLSVGSWAFMLAVFAGGYAIAYFVRKVWN
- the metW gene encoding methionine biosynthesis protein MetW, whose product is MKSNSMTIPILRPDFQYILDLIPTGFRVLDLGCGDGDLLYLLKKKGVRGQGIEKNEDCIYKCIERGVIVHHGDLDEGLKHHIKKSFDYVILNQTIQETHNPGNIIKDSLRIGKKVIVVFPNFAHWKNRLQILFKGITPVSDNLPYRWYNTPNLHFLSITDFEEFCAVQKFKIEDHAFFSDKNRIETKPNLFAKLALFVLSE
- a CDS encoding protein-glutamate O-methyltransferase CheR; this encodes MKRLNVTDFFSSIINIEDREFNFLKDIIYEKTGISLAPHKKIMLQSRLNIRLRQNQISTFAEYVTKLRNDKIFLNTEIPEIINRITTNKTDFFRENHHFEYLKTTAFPQLEEKAKLTGRKKIRIWSSASSTGEEPYTLAMTVCEYFIGKPGWDIKIYASDIDTNVLETAQRGTYREERMTPVKQEYKIKYFTSKQTEREKEFTAKPVLKDLLIFKKINLLEEPYPIQEKIDIIFCRNVIIYFDKPTQQRIFSHMERILVDDGILIIGHSETMFGISENFKFLGHTIYQKKSIAGK
- a CDS encoding MATE family efflux transporter; translated protein: MIKRSVWQDLKDAIRGTEADYTTIDMKRAIFLLAVPMILELVMESTFAVADIYFVGKLGASAIATVGISETFLFLLYSMAMGLATAVTAIIARRIGEKNSEEASKSAIQSIFLAILVSIPFSITGIFFSKDLLRLMGADPWSIEHGYRYTQWMLGGNGIIVLLFVINAIFRGAGDAAIAMRVLFVANAVNIGLDPILIFGLGPMPSLGIEGAAIATNIGRGIGVLIQLWTLFNAGRHIKVKLSELSWNTSIVTQLIQTSLGGIGQMLVGMTSWIFLMRILSNISSEAVAGATIALRIMMFTLMPAWGLSNAAATLVGQNLGAGNPERAESTVWKIGFYNMGFLMLVSIAYFVFNQSLMKIFTDDLRVIAIGSEWLQILSYSYLIYGWWMVSVQAFNGAGDTRTPTLINVFFFWCIQIPLSYYLAVINSFQHTGVFWGVFISETSVGIFTLWLFTKGSWKKVKV